One genomic window of Azospirillum thermophilum includes the following:
- a CDS encoding efflux RND transporter periplasmic adaptor subunit, translating into MTAQVTSNQLNRQLLRLSTLLQLGKRARAAVRTELPFVMVNETAGLLPYQQAVLWEGGAQGRIAALSGVSAPDLGGSYATWLRRVLPVLAASGKAHAVEAAELPPDAASGWADHLPPHAYWLPLAVPGTGQLGGLLFARTEPWSEADGHLLDYVGDGYAHAWLLSLSRRPTLPTAGTRRRRLLAALAVAAVAAVGAMPVRQSVLAPAEVIPRSPVLIRAPFDGVIDTVAVTPNQPVVQGQTLLTLDTAQLAAKHKVALKARDVTQAEYQQAAQQAVFDPKVKGRLTVLQGKLEQEAAEATYLQTLLDRAALTAPMAGIAVFDNVNDWLGRPVAQGERILMLADPKEVELEIRLAVGDALPFPPDAEVAFFLNVAPDAPVHGRLTSTSYRAQATPDGIVAYRLKAELAGPSDRLRIGLKGTAKIYGETAPLALWVLRRPIASVRQWLAL; encoded by the coding sequence GTGACCGCCCAGGTGACGAGCAACCAGCTCAACCGCCAGCTCCTGCGCCTCTCGACCCTGCTCCAGCTCGGCAAGCGCGCCAGGGCCGCCGTACGGACCGAGCTGCCCTTCGTCATGGTGAACGAGACCGCCGGGCTGCTGCCCTACCAGCAGGCGGTGCTGTGGGAGGGCGGGGCGCAGGGCCGCATCGCCGCTCTGTCGGGGGTCTCCGCCCCGGACCTCGGCGGCAGCTACGCGACGTGGCTGAGGCGCGTCCTGCCGGTGCTGGCCGCCTCCGGCAAGGCCCATGCGGTCGAGGCGGCGGAGCTGCCGCCCGACGCCGCCTCCGGCTGGGCCGACCATCTGCCGCCGCACGCCTACTGGCTTCCGCTCGCGGTTCCCGGCACAGGCCAGCTCGGCGGGCTGCTCTTCGCCCGGACCGAACCCTGGAGCGAGGCGGACGGCCACCTGCTCGACTATGTCGGCGACGGCTATGCCCACGCCTGGCTGCTGTCGCTGTCGCGCCGGCCGACCCTTCCCACGGCGGGGACGAGGCGCCGGCGCCTGCTCGCCGCCCTCGCCGTGGCGGCCGTCGCGGCGGTCGGGGCGATGCCGGTGCGCCAGTCGGTGCTCGCCCCGGCGGAGGTCATTCCGCGCTCGCCGGTCCTGATCCGCGCCCCCTTCGACGGGGTGATCGACACGGTCGCCGTCACGCCCAACCAGCCGGTCGTCCAGGGCCAGACGCTCCTGACGCTCGACACGGCGCAGCTCGCCGCCAAGCACAAGGTGGCGTTGAAGGCGCGCGACGTCACCCAGGCGGAATACCAGCAGGCCGCCCAGCAGGCGGTCTTCGATCCCAAGGTGAAGGGCCGGCTGACCGTCCTGCAGGGCAAGCTGGAGCAGGAGGCCGCCGAGGCGACCTATCTCCAGACCCTGCTCGACCGTGCCGCCCTGACCGCCCCGATGGCCGGGATCGCCGTCTTCGACAACGTCAACGACTGGCTCGGCCGGCCGGTGGCGCAGGGCGAGCGGATCCTGATGCTGGCCGACCCGAAGGAGGTGGAGCTGGAAATCCGCCTCGCCGTCGGCGACGCGCTGCCGTTCCCGCCGGATGCCGAGGTCGCCTTCTTTCTGAACGTCGCCCCCGACGCGCCCGTGCATGGCCGCCTGACCTCGACCAGCTACCGCGCCCAGGCGACACCGGACGGCATCGTCGCCTACCGGCTGAAGGCCGA
- a CDS encoding efflux RND transporter periplasmic adaptor subunit, producing MIRFPLLSAAAGLLALAAPCLAQTVPPDAGAPPVVEREIRAQVTARTTTVLASGMAGRIVELAVQDGETFRKGEVLVRFDCAVQESQLARANAVLEKARRLLEVNEKLRQLGSISAKEISVGHAEVAEAGAEVGMMKAMVSRCTVAAPFSGRVAGVSVRQYQFIGEGQPLLDILDDKELELEAIVPSRWLAWLKVGTRFQVVVDENGRSYEGEVSRLSGRVDPVSQSIKLYARIRNPDDRLLAGMSGRAIITPPAGSQP from the coding sequence GTGATCCGCTTCCCGTTGCTGTCCGCGGCGGCCGGGCTTCTCGCCCTGGCCGCCCCCTGCCTCGCCCAGACCGTCCCGCCGGACGCCGGTGCCCCGCCGGTGGTCGAGCGGGAGATCCGCGCGCAGGTCACCGCCCGCACCACCACCGTTCTGGCGAGCGGCATGGCCGGCCGCATCGTCGAGCTGGCGGTGCAGGACGGCGAGACCTTCCGCAAGGGCGAGGTCCTCGTCCGCTTCGACTGCGCGGTGCAGGAAAGCCAGCTCGCCCGCGCCAACGCGGTGCTGGAGAAGGCGCGGCGCCTGCTGGAGGTGAACGAGAAGCTGCGGCAGCTCGGCTCGATCAGCGCCAAGGAGATCAGCGTCGGCCACGCCGAGGTCGCCGAGGCGGGCGCCGAGGTCGGCATGATGAAGGCCATGGTGTCGCGCTGCACCGTCGCCGCCCCCTTCTCCGGCCGGGTGGCGGGCGTCTCGGTCCGCCAGTACCAGTTCATCGGCGAGGGGCAGCCGCTGCTCGACATCCTCGACGACAAGGAACTGGAGCTGGAGGCCATCGTCCCGTCGCGCTGGCTCGCCTGGCTGAAGGTCGGCACGCGGTTCCAGGTGGTGGTGGACGAGAACGGCCGCAGCTACGAGGGGGAGGTGTCGCGCCTGTCCGGCCGCGTCGATCCCGTCAGCCAGTCGATCAAGCTCTATGCCCGCATCCGCAACCCCGACGACCGGCTGCTCGCCGGGATGAGCGGGCGGGCCATCATCACGCCGCCGGCAGGGAGCCAGCCGTGA
- a CDS encoding TolC family protein produces MVTLRSLRSASSLGVILLLGACAVAPKPIQPAEHVERARADYGTLFGNQPPVVGPLTAHEAIARALKYNYDHQLALTEAALQERQFDVAVLNMLPRLAASAGYVGRNNESASSSLSVITRRQSLEPSTSQEQHRRTGDLTFSWNLLDFGVGYFQARQQADRALIAVERRRRVVNNIVKEVRSAYWRAGTAQRLLPKIDPLMKEAERALAANAQIEDQALAPVMQTLEYRKNLLQVISQLRRLRSDLSVAKAQLAALINVPPTTEFTVEEPPALPSFPRTLSVDVPTLELMGLAQRPELREEAYQERVDRNNLYKEITRLMPGLSILGSLNYDSNSYLVNNLWAEAGVRATLNLVNLLSAPQVIDAAEAQIEVARTRRLALSVAVLTQVNVSYQQYVRSVETYDTALEIARVEGRISKAANDGGLAQAEPEFERIRRGLSSVAAELDRDRAFTELQTSLGNLYTAVGLDPVPASVETEDLSKLVVVVKDALDHLDKGQLPRLEGAPDSPAPAVPTAAAEPARKATKPEGEPVS; encoded by the coding sequence ATGGTCACCCTCCGTTCGCTGCGCTCCGCTTCCTCGCTCGGCGTCATCCTGCTGCTGGGCGCCTGCGCCGTCGCTCCCAAACCGATCCAGCCGGCCGAGCATGTCGAGCGCGCCCGCGCCGACTACGGCACGCTGTTCGGCAACCAGCCGCCGGTCGTCGGGCCGCTCACGGCGCATGAGGCGATCGCCCGCGCACTGAAATACAACTACGACCACCAGCTCGCCCTGACCGAGGCGGCGCTGCAGGAGCGGCAGTTCGACGTGGCGGTGCTGAACATGCTGCCGCGGCTGGCCGCCAGCGCCGGCTATGTCGGCCGCAACAACGAGAGCGCCTCGTCCAGCCTGTCGGTGATCACGCGGCGCCAGTCGCTGGAACCCTCGACCTCTCAGGAGCAGCACCGCCGCACCGGCGACCTGACTTTCTCCTGGAACCTGCTCGACTTCGGCGTCGGCTATTTCCAGGCCCGCCAGCAGGCCGACCGCGCGCTGATCGCCGTCGAGCGGCGGCGGCGCGTCGTCAACAACATCGTGAAGGAGGTGCGCTCCGCCTACTGGCGGGCCGGCACCGCGCAGCGCCTGCTGCCCAAGATCGACCCGCTGATGAAGGAGGCGGAGCGCGCGCTCGCCGCCAACGCGCAGATCGAGGACCAGGCGCTGGCTCCCGTCATGCAGACGCTGGAGTACCGCAAGAACCTGCTCCAGGTGATCAGCCAGCTCCGCCGCCTGCGCTCCGACCTGTCGGTGGCCAAGGCGCAGCTCGCCGCCCTGATCAACGTGCCGCCGACCACCGAGTTCACGGTGGAGGAGCCGCCGGCCCTGCCGAGCTTCCCGCGCACCCTGTCGGTCGACGTGCCGACGCTGGAGCTGATGGGCCTTGCCCAGCGCCCCGAACTGCGCGAGGAGGCCTATCAGGAACGCGTCGATCGCAACAATCTCTACAAGGAGATCACGCGGCTGATGCCCGGGCTGTCGATCCTCGGCTCGCTGAACTACGACAGCAACTCCTACCTCGTGAACAACCTGTGGGCCGAGGCGGGGGTGCGCGCGACGCTGAACCTCGTCAACCTGCTGAGCGCCCCGCAGGTCATCGACGCCGCCGAGGCGCAGATCGAGGTCGCCAGGACCCGCCGTCTCGCCCTGTCGGTGGCGGTGCTGACCCAGGTGAACGTCAGCTACCAGCAGTATGTCCGCTCGGTGGAGACCTACGACACTGCGCTGGAGATCGCGCGGGTCGAGGGCCGCATCTCCAAGGCCGCCAACGACGGCGGCCTCGCCCAGGCGGAGCCGGAGTTCGAGCGCATCCGCCGCGGCCTCTCCTCCGTCGCGGCGGAACTCGACCGCGACCGCGCCTTCACCGAGCTGCAGACCTCGCTCGGCAACCTCTACACGGCGGTCGGGCTCGATCCGGTCCCGGCGTCGGTCGAGACGGAGGATCTGTCGAAGCTCGTCGTCGTCGTGAAGGACGCGCTCGACCATCTCGACAAGGGCCAGTTGCCGCGGCTGGAAGGCGCGCCCGACAGCCCGGCCCCGGCGGTGCCCACCGCCGCCGCGGAACCCGCCCGCAAGGCGACCAAGCCAGAGGGTGAACCGGTATCGTGA